One genomic region from Leptospira inadai serovar Lyme str. 10 encodes:
- a CDS encoding STAS domain-containing protein — MDSLTILEQDAGSSIKVYLVSGRLDESTFPQFKEKVLEVTHAHNTILNLSDLKYISSSGIRAIFELKNRLTQEGKKLILTEAGEKVIQIFNLLGLWKPFAHFEKEEDAIAACLK, encoded by the coding sequence ATGGATAGTTTAACCATCCTAGAGCAAGACGCAGGAAGTTCGATCAAGGTGTACTTAGTTTCCGGTCGTCTGGACGAATCCACCTTTCCCCAATTCAAGGAAAAGGTGTTGGAAGTCACGCACGCCCATAACACGATCTTAAATCTGTCCGATTTGAAATATATTTCCAGTTCCGGAATCCGCGCGATTTTCGAATTAAAGAATCGATTAACGCAGGAAGGCAAAAAATTGATTCTTACGGAAGCGGGAGAAAAGGTGATCCAGATCTTTAATCTTTTAGGGCTATGGAAACCCTTTGCCCATTTCGAAAAAGAGGAAGACGCGATCGCCGCCTGTCTGAAATAA
- a CDS encoding NAD(+)/NADH kinase → MPLETLQRLQSVLVVIKRTKYELDMETYGSLEEYKRIASLQNNSFDRVYESHVRQVKSREDIKRLFPNATLIFREGLDTIDISAFELVIALGGDNHFTYVAHHTVENLVLGCNSDPETSVGALLSFHVNDIEESLQRNWTDVKIERWPLINVRIEYPDGRTVKTFQGISEISIRNNSPDLTSRFLISHEGSIEEQKCSGLLVYTGAGSTGWVMSCENRDVSFDKQKPYFKVYCRELRKKENVKYKLDHFTVKESFRLISEMWGGISIDSLAERIYDFPPGAKADFSVSPKRLQVVVKKNG, encoded by the coding sequence ATGCCGCTCGAAACGCTACAACGTTTGCAATCCGTTCTGGTCGTGATTAAACGGACTAAATACGAATTGGATATGGAAACGTACGGTTCACTCGAAGAATACAAACGAATCGCCTCGCTTCAAAATAATTCCTTCGATAGAGTTTACGAATCCCACGTTCGGCAGGTCAAAAGTCGGGAAGATATAAAGCGGCTATTCCCGAATGCGACTCTGATTTTTCGGGAAGGTTTGGATACGATCGATATCTCCGCATTCGAACTCGTAATCGCATTAGGAGGGGACAATCATTTCACATATGTGGCGCACCATACCGTGGAGAACCTAGTCTTGGGTTGCAATTCCGACCCCGAGACTTCCGTCGGTGCCTTGCTTTCTTTCCATGTGAACGATATCGAAGAGTCCTTACAACGGAACTGGACGGATGTAAAGATCGAACGATGGCCTTTAATTAACGTTAGGATCGAATATCCGGACGGGAGAACCGTCAAAACCTTCCAAGGAATCAGCGAGATTTCGATTCGAAATAATAGCCCCGATTTAACCAGCCGATTCCTAATTTCTCACGAAGGGTCGATTGAAGAGCAAAAATGCTCCGGTTTGTTGGTTTACACTGGAGCGGGTTCTACGGGCTGGGTTATGTCTTGCGAAAATAGAGACGTAAGTTTTGACAAGCAGAAGCCGTATTTCAAAGTGTACTGTAGGGAACTTCGAAAGAAGGAAAACGTAAAATACAAACTGGATCATTTTACTGTAAAGGAGTCATTTCGACTCATCTCCGAGATGTGGGGCGGGATTTCGATCGACTCCTTGGCGGAGCGAATTTATGATTTTCCACCCGGTGCCAAGGCCGATTTTTCCGTATCTCCCAAACGATTGCAAGTGGTTGTGAAAAAAAATGGATAG
- a CDS encoding SpoIIE family protein phosphatase, with product MSFRQKIFIILGASQLLLVLILAFTFIQMIDRVKNEPQNKRALDRAFEFRKELQHKDEVIRLLLKEIERNQKTRSILESGLNHNRPLLLANFEYIKGIMAQYNLTIFELLDSKGIVFFRFHRPNDFGDDKSKQKIVQEALNGGGASTLEIGHSGLGLRITAPLRGGLMLVGQVVNEKFLKSIVGSEDVHMAIFEKGKHVASSDSIISNYLDQKKLESLKDGTRLKFADKHFYLTRIPYEGLSNLKLEFVLMIDETDLYESTRNLWIYCGLIALFVFGGILVTSYFFSRDIIHAVKALNFAMKNPAEDESKIVDLERSDELGEMAEVFVGMKKDLLDHQLFLEKKVEEKTHELQETLTDLRALKEKQDGDYYLTSLLLRPLATLDHNGPSTKIQSILKQKKTFTFRKRESDIGGDLVSISEITLYGKKYLVLMNSDAMGKSIQGAGGALVMGTVFKAILTRTQLSRTNQRKTPEKWLKDCYTELQNVFVTFDGTMLVSALICLLDEETGALYSLNAEHPNMVLYRDGKAAFLDPELALRKLGFSENSTEPLVRVYKLEKGDVVFIGSDGRDDILISDPNKEEPSMNEDEFLFLRFVELANGNLQDLERLISAAGEVSDDLSLMRVGFKEVIVPSEPKIVPEEYNHLLQEGIREYKKGNYEKTKALFKKALTLDESDPALHKQLARICINAKDYEEGASHCEAYLSKVPFDNEYIFYASYCLRKTKDYWKSLEYSEKLRSREPENVRNLKHLVALYRLTGSRTKFRTTIAVLKQIVSRKDPELSDSTEPALV from the coding sequence ATTCGTCTCTTATTAAAAGAAATAGAAAGAAACCAAAAGACCCGATCCATTCTGGAAAGCGGATTGAATCATAATCGGCCTTTGCTCTTAGCCAATTTCGAATATATCAAAGGTATCATGGCTCAATACAATCTCACGATTTTCGAACTCCTGGATTCGAAAGGAATCGTCTTTTTCCGATTTCATCGACCGAACGATTTCGGTGACGATAAGTCCAAACAAAAAATCGTACAAGAGGCATTGAATGGAGGAGGAGCTTCCACTTTGGAAATCGGCCATAGCGGCTTAGGTCTTCGCATCACCGCTCCACTCCGCGGGGGTTTAATGCTGGTGGGACAGGTGGTAAACGAAAAATTTCTCAAATCGATCGTCGGCTCCGAAGACGTCCACATGGCGATCTTCGAAAAGGGAAAGCACGTAGCATCTTCTGACTCGATCATCTCCAACTATCTGGATCAAAAGAAGCTCGAATCCTTAAAGGATGGGACCCGTCTAAAGTTCGCGGACAAGCACTTCTACCTCACTAGGATCCCGTACGAGGGTCTCAGCAATTTGAAATTGGAATTCGTATTAATGATCGACGAAACCGATCTGTACGAATCGACTCGGAACCTTTGGATCTATTGCGGATTGATCGCGCTCTTCGTGTTCGGAGGAATCCTGGTCACTTCTTATTTCTTCTCGCGCGATATTATTCATGCGGTCAAGGCGCTGAACTTTGCCATGAAAAATCCCGCGGAAGACGAGTCGAAAATCGTGGATTTAGAAAGGTCGGACGAACTGGGTGAAATGGCGGAAGTCTTCGTGGGAATGAAAAAAGATCTGCTCGACCACCAGCTCTTTTTGGAAAAGAAAGTGGAGGAAAAGACTCACGAACTCCAGGAAACCTTAACCGACCTGCGCGCTCTGAAGGAAAAGCAGGACGGAGATTATTATCTCACTTCCCTACTCCTTCGGCCGTTAGCGACACTAGATCACAACGGGCCGTCCACAAAAATCCAATCCATCTTAAAGCAAAAGAAAACCTTTACGTTTAGAAAAAGAGAATCGGATATCGGCGGCGATTTGGTTTCGATAAGCGAAATCACTCTTTACGGGAAAAAATATCTGGTGCTGATGAATTCCGACGCTATGGGCAAATCCATTCAGGGTGCCGGAGGCGCTTTAGTCATGGGCACCGTATTCAAAGCGATTCTTACCAGAACTCAGCTTTCCAGAACGAACCAACGGAAAACTCCGGAAAAATGGCTGAAAGATTGTTATACCGAATTGCAAAACGTATTCGTGACATTCGACGGAACCATGTTGGTCTCCGCATTGATCTGTCTCTTGGACGAGGAGACGGGTGCCCTTTATTCCTTGAATGCGGAACATCCCAATATGGTGCTCTATCGGGACGGAAAAGCGGCCTTCCTAGACCCGGAGTTAGCGCTGCGAAAATTGGGATTTTCGGAGAACTCCACCGAGCCGTTGGTCAGAGTCTATAAGTTGGAAAAAGGGGACGTGGTTTTTATCGGTTCCGACGGTCGGGACGATATTTTAATTTCGGATCCTAATAAAGAAGAACCCTCTATGAACGAGGATGAGTTCCTGTTTCTTCGATTCGTGGAACTGGCCAACGGAAATTTACAGGACCTTGAGCGATTGATTTCCGCCGCAGGAGAGGTTTCGGATGATTTAAGTTTAATGAGGGTGGGCTTTAAGGAAGTAATCGTACCTTCCGAGCCGAAAATCGTACCCGAAGAATACAATCATTTATTACAGGAAGGAATCCGGGAATACAAGAAAGGAAATTACGAAAAAACTAAGGCCCTGTTCAAAAAAGCTTTAACGCTGGACGAATCCGATCCGGCGCTTCATAAGCAGCTTGCGCGAATTTGCATTAATGCAAAAGACTACGAGGAAGGCGCGAGTCACTGCGAAGCCTACCTCTCCAAAGTACCGTTCGATAACGAATATATCTTTTACGCTTCGTATTGCCTGAGAAAAACCAAGGATTATTGGAAATCCCTGGAGTACTCCGAAAAATTACGTTCCCGAGAGCCCGAAAACGTTCGTAACCTAAAACATCTAGTAGCATTGTATAGACTGACCGGAAGCCGGACAAAATTCAGGACGACCATAGCCGTTTTAAAGCAAATCGTCTCTCGGAAGGATCCCGAACTCAGCGATAGCACGGAGCCGGCCCTAGTGTAA